CTGAAAAAAGAGCTTACCAATTTAAATATTCAAGAGGATATATAAGAAATTCATTATCAACATTATTTAATATTGAACCTTTACAGATACCTATCAAAGCTTTACCAGGAAGACCTCCTCTTTTACCAAAAAAAATGGGTTATTTGAGCCTAAGTCATTCTGAAAATGCACTTTTAATTGGTTGGTCAAGATACAAAATAGGAGTAGATATTGAGCAAAGAAACAGATTATTTCCCTTCAAAGCCATAGCAAATAAATATTTTTCTAAACAAGAGAAAGAATATTTAAGTCTTTCAGAAGAGAATTGTTGTCATGAAAAAACTCTTGATTTATGGATTAAAAAAGAAGCTGCAATAAAATGGCAAGAAGGAAAACTTTTAAGAGATCTTCCTAACTGGATTTGCTCATTAGAAAAATCTAAGGCATACCATTTAAAGATGAAGAAAACAATTAATGTACACTCCTTTAGATTTAGTAACTTGTTAATATCAGTAGCCTCTCAGAGGGAAATATATAAAAATTTGATTATTTGCAAATCCTAAAAGAATAATCTGATCTATTTAAAAATTTTCCAAAAAAATAATAATTAATATTTGCTCTTATTACTAGTATGAAGCAATTTTGTTAGAGTGAATAAATTCGTTCTCAATTTGATGAAGGGTCTAAAATATATACCTAAATTAACAATTCCTTTTTTATTAGCTTTTATTAAATTTTCTGTAAATGTCAATATACCAGCTATTGATTATTTACGAGGGTCAAGTATTTTTGCTATTAGCGCCATTTTTTCTGCTTTTTTAGGTTTTTTTGGAGAAGGTTTTAAGGATTATTTCAACAATAATAATATAGATAAAATTTATAAAATTATATATATATATTACTTAGTATCATTAACTTTTTTCTTAAGTATTTTCTTCAGAAATTCCTTATTTAATATAGTTTCATTTTTTACAATTTCAGGAGGTCTTAGCCTTTTAGAAAGAGTAATATACTTAAATTTAGGTTACACAAACTCATCCTATATTAATAACCAACTTTATACATTACAGTTATCTCTCAGATATTTTTCAATAATATTCATAGATAACCAATTTTTAGTAATCATCTTATCCATAGCAAATTTAATTTGCATAACTTATCAAATAAGAAGTTTATATTTATCTCTTATTAAGGAAAAAATCATTTCAGAGAAGTTGAATTTTAGGAACTTATTTAGTAATTTCAATATAAAAAGCCAAAATAGATTTCTTATATTTCCAAAGTTTTTAGTTTACCCTTCCATACTATACCTCTTCTCTAAATACGTGGAATATGCTGATAAAATATACTGCTCCATAGGAGTTTGTAGTACTCAAACTACTGAATATGTAAGATTATTTGGAATTTTAATAACTATTTTTTTTATTTCATCAGAGTATTTAAATTTATCTTTTCGTACTGGTAAAAGTCTAAAAAACAACAACATTGAAATTAAATCAATTACAAATGCTTCTATAGTAATTTCAACCTTTGCTCTTATATTTTTATATTTTAAATTGGGAGCTGATTTTGGTTTGTATACATATTTAATACTAGCCTCTATAGCATTTATAAATGCCATCTCAAATTTAAGATTTATTTATAGTTTTACTAATTATAAAAATGACAGAAAAAATTTATTACTTTTTGGATTTTTAGGATTTGTATTTTCAATTCCAATCTTATTTTCTAAATTCCCATTTATAGCTCCAATGACAGTAATCATAACGGCAAATATAGGCTTATTTATAAAAAATAAATTTAAATTTTTAAAAGTAAAAAAAAATATTAGATGAATTTCTTAAGCCTATAGAAATAATGAAGCTTAAGAAAATAAGGAGCTAGAAATTAAATTAAGTTTCAATAAGATACTTAGCAAATTAATGATTATATTCTATTTATTTAGGCATAACTTTATATATTTTGCCCACTTTTTATGACCAATTTTAGAAAGGTGAACAGAATCCAAATAATCAGATGATGAATAATCATCCTTGATGAAAGTATATAAATTACAAGTTCTGATTTTTTAAAAACTCATCAATAAAAATAAGTTCTGTAAAAGTAAATTTTTTTCTACTTTTTGTTGAAATTAATAGTAATAATAATCACTTTAAAAATCATTAATTTAATAAATTTTAAAATTCTTGAAATATTTTTATTTTTATATACCTTTAATAAAAGACTGCTCTTTTTTATTTAAATTCAAATGAAATTTAGTTTTTATAGTTGAATATCTTTTGCAAAATTCTTCATCATTTAAATCACTTAATCTAACTTGAAGATTAAATCTTGCTTTGCCTGAATTATTAGGAACTGACCTATGAATTAAATCCATATCAAAAATTAAAATATCAGAGAAATCTAAATATAAGACTTTTGTTTTAAAATTATTAATAATATTTGTGGGTACTTTATAAGAAATCCCCTTTATTTCTTTCTCTCCAATTGTGGCAGTTTCTTGATCAAAGTTATGTTCTACCATACCATCCTTATGTGATTGGATGGCGACTTCTAAAGTACCTCCTGAATTTAAATCTCCAGATTGTAAAGGTACATAAATAGTTAAACTTTTTTGGGAACCTTGATTATATGGATAATCTTGATGCCAAGGCAAAAGCATCGCAATTTCTTTATTATCACAATCGCCAAGATATCTTTCAGATTCGCCTGGCAAATCTATTCTCATTATTTGATCATTAATTTGAAGTAGCAGATTATCTGAATTCATATATCCTTTTGCAATTGAATTTATTTCATTATCAGATGCAACTTCAATTGTACTAAGGATTGATCTAGCGGTATCGTAAAACTTTCCAATTAATGATCTTTTTTTAATTCCTATCTTTTTAGTAATTTCATGAAGATCTGTAGTGATTGGATCAAATTCAAATTCGGTATTCTTTGTTAAACCATATAATAATAATTTCATATCTGTTGTAATTTTTTCAACTATTAGATTTTTATTTTTTAAAATAGTAAAGCCGTTATTATTTAGATTTTCTAGATGAAATTTTAAGTTGCTTTTATTCAATATTTCAATTTCTTTTTTCATCATTATTTTGATATATTTTCAATATAGCACCATTTTTTCAACATTTATTTCTACCATATATTATTTATTATTGTGATTTAACAAAGATTATTAATATTAAATATAAATTTAAAATAAAATCAAACTGGCAAAATAAAAGATATGAATTTGTTTCTTGAGAAATTTTCTTCTTTCTAAAATATTCCTCGGATGGATCTAATCCATCATTATCCCAATTACGATTTTTTCCCATTTATAAATCAAGAAAACTCTATTGAAAAAAATTAATCCATCATGATCACTATTTCTCTTAGTAAAAATTATTTTTGACATCATAATTAGTGTTATTTAAATCCAAAGCTAATATGGACCTTAATAGAAATTTTGTTTAAATTTAAAAACTGTTAATTTTTAATATTTAGGAATTGAGATATTTTTTTATTAGCATAATTTATATCACCCTTGGCAGACATACCCTCTTTGGGAGACCACCTTTCCGAAACAGTAGCACCATACAAATATTTTTCTCTATCACTCAAATTTCTTATCATTTTTTCATCCATCGAGGCTAACATATTAAATTCTTGTCTTATATACCATCTGGTAAAGGTCATTATCAATGCCCATCTAGTAGATGAATTTTGATTCTCTAAAGCCCCATGTAAAAGTCGTCCGTCCCAACAGACTGCTTGTCCTGGTTTAAGCTCAATTGGAAGTAATTCTGTATTTTCAATAATCTTTGAATCAGTAATATTATGGGTTCTAGGTTTCAAAATAGTACAACCATTTTTAATATTAGTTTCTTGTAATGGGATCAACCATTGTATCCAGGTTGGTTCTTTTGAATTACTAATTGGATTTCTGTCATCTGTATGAATATTTAACGCCTCTTGAGCAGATCTTGCTGTATATTGTCCGATTATGTGATTACTTTTTATATTATTAGGAAGTTTATAAAATTTATCATTAAGCAAATTTGAGTTTATATTATCAATAAAATTATTAATAGGTAAATCTCTAAAATGATTACCAAAATTATGCATATTAAAATGATGTAATGTTTTGATTGGTAATCTTGTTAATGGATCTATTTGGGAATACTCAACTGGAATTTTAATTAGTTCTTGAAATAGTAAATCAATTAATTTTTTTGTAAAAATATTATTTATTACAGCAAATCCATCATTAATTATATTTTCAATTATGCAGGGAATATTTTTAATATCAGCATTAAAAATTTTATAATTCATTTTGTTTATAAGATACAAATAACAAAAATTTTAATTAAATAATTATTCTATAGTATACGACGCAAATAGTTTTTTATATTATATTTTCGGATATTGATAAAACTATAATTAAACATTTTCCGTCTTAAAAATGGAGCCAAGCGGACTCGAACCGCTGACCCCCTGCATGCCATGTAGGTACTCAAGTAAGCTATAACTAGTGTTTGCAACTGTTTTAGCTAAGTTGGTCGCAGGATAGGTTGCAGAAAACAATATAAAATTAATTAATATAATTTAATTCAAAATAGTATTTAAAAAACTATATTTTTTATATTAGAAAATTAATAATCACTATTGCTTGAAATTAGTTTATTTTTTTTTGCATCAGTAAGTAAATCGAATATATCCTTAGTTTTTTTCATTATGAAAGTCAAATAGTGAATACATCATCTCAAATAGATTGAAATATATTATCGAATTTACTGCATATAATATTATATAAAGAGACTAATATCTTTTTTATGCATAAATTTCTCAAACCTATAGATTCAACTAAACTGTAGAAGTTGAGCTATTAGAAATTGAAATGAGTCTCAACAAAATATTTGGTAACATTTTTCAGTAAATAATTAAAATTTAATCTTCAATATAGGATACAGTATTTTTAGCTCCCTTATCTGACAAATGAGATCCCATAAAGAAATAGTTCTCTAAAGGATTTTTGTTATTAGAAAACAGTCTATAAAGATTTATAAATTCAATATTATTATCATTCAAAAGCTTTTTTAGATAATTTCTTTCGTCTAGATTATATTTTTTATCTATAAAAGAATTATAAGTTGGTATAGAAATAAACGTTAATTTACATTTTCGTTTTACGCAATAGTTATTTAATTTCACAATTACTTTTTCAAAGTTTTCTTTAGCGTAGTTATTGAAACCAAACTTATGACTTAATAATTTTTTTAATTTTGTAAAATTTAAGAAATCAAAAAAATTATTTTTTGATATAAGATTTAGAGATCTAACGTAATTTGTATAATTAATAATATTTTTATTAATTTCTTTTTGTTTACTAATAAGATCTTGATTTCTATCGTCAAGATAATTTAGTAATTCTTTTCTTGAAAGTTCGCTAGGCAAATCTCTTGATAAATCATTTCCCTCTAAATGAAAATAATATATCTTTTTAATTAAGATATCGTCATTAATATATTCTGATAAAACCCCAAGGTTAGATAAAGGTCCATTTCCGGACAAAGCTAAGTTTATTACATTCAAATCTGGATTTTTTGCCCTTATAAGATCTGCTATTGCATTTCCATTTGATTGACAATGACCATGAACAAAAGAATCACCAAGCAAAACTATTGAAGGTTTTTTATTATCCCAAACTATATCTGGATTATTAAATCCATATCTATCTGAAAAATAAGATACCAATTCACCTGCTTCATTACATAAAAGAATTTCAGAAAAAGATTTTCCTGATAATTGATAAAAACTTGTATTGTATTTTTGTTTTATAGTTTCTCCAGTTGTAAATAAGTACTTTTTAATTCCCGAATCAGCACGTATATGATCATATACACTTTCTAAAGAAATATTCTTTAGATTTATAAAAGGTTCCTGAGAATAAATAGATAGTCTAATTTCGGTCAAAATCAAAACTAGAACAATTCCTATTAGAAAATTAAAAAAATTTATTTTATATAAATTTTTTAAGGTCACTGAATAGATAGATAAAATACCAATTATTAAAGGAATATAAGTAAATAAATATGATCTTATTGTTAGAAAATTTAAGCCTTTAAACCGAAAACTATTTAATGAGATACAAATAAGAAATATACCGATTGAAACCAAGCAAAAATTTACAAATCTATTGTAATTCGTTTTCATAAAAAATTTTTTTACAATAAAATCAAATCTTGACTAATTTATAGTTAATTCCTCCATTGAGTTTTTATTATTTAGTAAATAAAGTAACATATTTAAATGTAAAGCCTTACAACAGACAGCTAATAAATTCTTAGAAAATTGAATTTTTAAAGATTACTCATTGCAGAGAACACATAATCATCCATATTTATTCCTTATTATCCATAACTTTTATTGTAGATTATTAATCCAACCAATTAATATAACTAGTTAAAAATCTTGATGGAGCCAAGCGGACTCGAACCGCTGACCCCCTGCATGCCATGCAGGTGCTCTACCAGCTGAGCTATGGCCCCAGATCGTTGTAATAGCAGTCATATCAATTAATCCTAGCATTTTCAAATTAAATCCCTGATGTGCTTGATAGTGCTTGATAGTGGCTAAATAACCAATTCTGCGCCAGAATATGCGCCAAGGGAACTTAGACACAGTATGGCTTCTACAGCAAAATGGGTATCAAATCTGCGCCAGAGTATAAAAAACACTTGCGGCACAGGTTGGTCAGTTAGAGGGAGGGAATCCAAGGGTAAATTACTAACCCAAGTAACTTTCCGATATCCAGATAATCAAGGTAGGACTGCGGCAAATGTGAACTTAGCTTGGAACGCTAAAAACACAACAAAAATTATAACAGCGGTGGAGGCTCTAAATGATTTAATGACGCAAAAAAACTTATCTCTGCAAAAAGCTGTTGAGTTAAGAATGGAACCAATCTCGCAAAATAAAGATAATAACTTTTCTACATGGGAAGCATTAAAAAATGATTATTTAAACGAAGAAAAGAAAAATCATAGAGATACAACTACTAGAGATTTAGAGTTGAGATTATATAGATTTTTAGATTGTTTTAAACAAAAACCAATACCAAGAGATAGCGAAACTTTGTTCAAAAGATTTTATGATTTACATCTAATTAATATGCCATCAGGTGGTCAAGGAAGACGTAGAAATGTTGGAGATATTAGAGCATTTTTAAAATGGGCTGTTGAAGAAAAAGGTGCGCCTGATAGATGGTTTCCTATCAATACAAAATCTGCAAGTAAATATATTGGTATAGTTCCTAAAGGTCAAAAGAAGAGGGGCACAACACCCATTTCAACGAAAGATTTAGAATTGCTGTTGGAATCATTAGAACGTGATAAAGAGCATGGTATGAGGGCAATCTGCATACTATCAGCAGTATATGGAATAAGGGTTTCAGAGATAGCTCATATGGAAATAAAAGATGGAGTTGTGAAAGTAACAACGCTAAAACAAAATGCAAAAAATATGGAAAATCCTAATGTTTCTACAAGAATTGTTGAGCCATTAAATTTGCCTAATTTACCAAATGAAGGACAAAGAATTGTAAGTTTATTAGAGAGTAAAAAATTAAAATTCCCAACAGTTATTAACAGAGCTGTTGATAAAGCAAATGATGAAAATGGTTATAAAATTATCGGTGAAGTTTTTGCAAAAAAATTAAATAGATATTGGTATTGGAGACAATTAAAAATTGATAATCCTGATTATGTTGTTTACAGCATGAGACATTCTTTTGCGTGGAGGGGAAGCATGGAAGTTAAGCCAGCAATACCTTATAGAGTTTTAGCCTCCCTGATGGGTCACGACTTGCAAACTCACCTTCGTTATTACGGCGGTTGGTCAAAGGAGGAAGAAAATAAAAATGCAATGCTACTTGCGAACCAATCAGTAAATGCTCAATTAATTTCTAAAAAATGATGCACTTGCTGGCACCTGATTAAGTGTTAAGATCTATTTAATTAAATGCTAAGGCACGTCCCTGTTCATTGGGTGCAGGCTCACCTGAATGTAAGTTTTAAGGATTTACAAGTCGTATTTTCTAATTTTCTTGAGGCGACATTATGACAGTCAAAATTAATAATAGAAGGTTTAGAAGTCCTAAAGGTAAGAAAGATTTAACTATTCTTCCTAATGCCGAATTTGTTATAAATTGTCGTGCTAATGGTACTGCGCCAAAAGCATGGGAAGTTCGTTTACCTTCTAGTATTAAAGCTGCCATTAGTGAGCTTGAAATAGAAAAAGAAAAGAAAGCTAAGAAATAATCTTTAAAACACAGGAGGTGTTTCAAAATGGTAGAGCTATTGCTCAAGACTGCTGATGCAGCCCGTTATCTTGGTGTATCGGTACAATCGCTTAGACGATATAGAGATGTTAAAGGTGGTTTCCTAGCAGAGAATGAAGATTGGTTCTCTGGTGCATTTGAAAACAGTCCTATTAGATGGAATGTTGAAAATTGCAAGGAAGCATTTTCTAAAAGGCGTAAAGGTTTCACAAATTTAAAAAGAAACCAAGAAGCCAAAAAAATATTGAAGCAGGTTTCATAAAAAAATGGCCTACTTGAATAAAAAAGCGACCATAGGGGCTATAACTACCCCTATTTTAACTTCAAAATCTGACTCCCTGCATATTTTGCAGATAGTCAAAGACCTCAAACATCAACCTATAACTGGTGTTACAGATGATGAAATACTATTAAGGGCGCGAAATCTGTCGCAATTAGAGGCGTTTAGTGGTTTTCTTCCAATTAGAAAAGGTACTAAAAAACCAATGGTTTCTTCTTGGGGAGATGAATATCTTTCATTAGAAAAAGCACTCTCTTACAAACCAGCTGCACTTGCAGTTTTTAGTCCTTACTTTTTAAGTCTAGATTATGACAAAGAATCTGCTCTTGATTTTGTAGCTGCAAGGGGAATTGATTTTACTTTTCCTACTTGGCATATCAGAAGAACAGACAAGTTATGGAGATACAAGCAAGTATTCCTCGTAACTGATGAAATGCTTGATGAATTACCAAACAGGTCAATTAAAAGAACTACTAATTATTTAAAAACTGGGCTTGATGTTTTTTGTAGCAAAAAATCTTACATTCTTTGTGATGGAGAACATCAAGATGGTGAAGGTAATTATTATTCCCCTGGTGGATTAGATGTTTCTGATCTACAACATCCTCCGAAGGAAGTTTGGGATTTAATACTAGAAATTGCAGAGTTACAACGTCACGATAAATCAAGTTCTAAAACTTATAACAACACTAAATCCAAGAAATTATATCCTTGTCCAATTTGTGGCAGAGATAAAAATCATTGGTGTTTTGAAAATGACAATGGCCTAATCCATTGCATGAATGGTCAAACTTTTAGTGCTGAGAAAAAACATGGAACTTTAAAGATTGGTGATGTTGTTGATGGCTATGCCTTAGTAGCTCAAATCTCAACTTGCAATACTTTCGCAGTTCATAAACCTATAACCAAACGTATCTATAACCCACGTCCATTAAACAGGAGACAGGCAAGTGTCCAAAGATAAAAACCGAGAAAGTCGA
This region of Prochlorococcus sp. MIT 0604 genomic DNA includes:
- a CDS encoding phytanoyl-CoA dioxygenase family protein; the protein is MNYKIFNADIKNIPCIIENIINDGFAVINNIFTKKLIDLLFQELIKIPVEYSQIDPLTRLPIKTLHHFNMHNFGNHFRDLPINNFIDNINSNLLNDKFYKLPNNIKSNHIIGQYTARSAQEALNIHTDDRNPISNSKEPTWIQWLIPLQETNIKNGCTILKPRTHNITDSKIIENTELLPIELKPGQAVCWDGRLLHGALENQNSSTRWALIMTFTRWYIRQEFNMLASMDEKMIRNLSDREKYLYGATVSERWSPKEGMSAKGDINYANKKISQFLNIKN
- a CDS encoding 4'-phosphopantetheinyl transferase superfamily protein → METINCPSKNSEKNIDIALWLFDFNSSLKPISSKEHQIAKRLPEKRAYQFKYSRGYIRNSLSTLFNIEPLQIPIKALPGRPPLLPKKMGYLSLSHSENALLIGWSRYKIGVDIEQRNRLFPFKAIANKYFSKQEKEYLSLSEENCCHEKTLDLWIKKEAAIKWQEGKLLRDLPNWICSLEKSKAYHLKMKKTINVHSFRFSNLLISVASQREIYKNLIICKS